Proteins co-encoded in one Pyxidicoccus xibeiensis genomic window:
- a CDS encoding CheR family methyltransferase, protein MSAGTSSAELESIEVDLLLEGVARQWGFDLRSHARPLLLRRLRRHLREERLETFSALQARVLHDGEALEGLLRTLSCTPPSLFSDPAFFRDFRARVVPVLRTWPSVRVWHAGCGTGEDTYALAILLQEEGLWGRCRLYASDSSEGLLADARTGVLPLPTEADARRYTEAGGKGVLTDYYTRDGNWALLQPKLRDGIFFTQHNLATDGSFNEFHVIVCRDTLLTFNRTLHNRVHGRLYESLARFGFLCLGRKESLARTPHAAAYEELDGSGRIFRRVS, encoded by the coding sequence GTGAGCGCGGGCACGTCCAGCGCGGAGCTGGAGTCCATCGAGGTGGACCTGCTCCTGGAGGGCGTGGCCCGGCAGTGGGGCTTCGATTTGCGCAGCCATGCCCGGCCGCTGCTCTTGCGGCGGCTGCGGCGGCACCTGCGCGAGGAGCGGCTGGAGACGTTCTCCGCCCTCCAGGCCCGCGTGCTGCACGACGGCGAGGCGCTGGAGGGGCTCTTGCGCACGCTGTCCTGCACGCCGCCGTCGCTCTTCTCGGACCCGGCCTTCTTCCGGGACTTCCGCGCGCGGGTGGTGCCGGTGCTGCGCACCTGGCCGTCCGTGCGCGTGTGGCACGCGGGCTGCGGCACCGGCGAGGACACCTATGCCCTGGCCATCCTCCTTCAAGAGGAGGGGCTGTGGGGGCGGTGCCGGCTGTACGCGTCCGACTCCAGCGAGGGGCTGCTGGCGGACGCACGCACCGGCGTGCTGCCGCTGCCCACCGAGGCGGACGCGCGCCGCTACACGGAAGCCGGGGGCAAGGGCGTGCTCACCGACTACTACACCCGCGACGGCAACTGGGCGCTGCTCCAGCCGAAGCTGCGCGACGGCATCTTCTTCACCCAGCACAACCTGGCCACCGACGGCTCGTTCAACGAGTTCCACGTCATCGTGTGCCGGGACACGCTGCTGACCTTCAACCGCACGCTGCACAACCGCGTGCACGGCCGCCTCTACGAGAGCCTCGCCCGCTTCGGCTTCCTGTGCCTGGGGCGCAAGGAGTCGCTGGCGCGCACGCCGCACGCCGCGGCGTACGAGGAGCTGGACGGCAGCGGCCGCATCTTCCGGAGGGTGTCATGA
- a CDS encoding HAMP domain-containing protein, giving the protein MTTKKVSARRPNAVVPPLPPPRAGDEDDSSTLDSRQLLRVLTAVRKGDFSMRMPVDKVGSAGKVADTLNEIIELSERMAREFERIGTVVGKEGRITQRGNVAGALGSWADCVESVNTLVADLVQPTTEMGRVIGAVAKGDLSQTMALEVDGRPLKGEFLRTARLVNGMVEQLGAFASEVTRVAREVGTDGKLGGQAKVKGVAGTWKDLTDNVNSMASNLTAQVRSIAEVTTAVARGDLSKKITVDVRGEILELKNTINTMVDQLSSFASEVTRVAREVGTEGKLGGQAMVKGVGGTWKDLTDNVNSMASNLTAQVRNIAEVTTAVANGDLSKKITVDAKGEVLELKNTINTMVDQLNSFASEVTRVAREVGTEGKLGGQAMVKGVGGTWKDLTDNVNSMASNLTAQVRNIAEVTTAVANGDLSKKITVDVRGEILELKNTINTMVDQLNSFASEVTRVAREVGTEGKLGGQAVVKGVGGTWKDLTDNVNSMASNLTSQVRNIAEVTTAVANGDLSKKITVDVKGEVLELKNTINTMVDQLRAFASEVTRVAKEVGTDGKLGGQADVKGVAGVWKDLTDNVNSMASNLTAQVRNIAEVTTAVANGDLSKKITVDVQGEILELKNTINTMVDQLSSFASEVTRVAREVGTEGKLGGQAVVKGVAGTWKDLTDNVNSMASNLTAQVRNIAEVTTAVAKGDLSKKITVDAKGEVLELKNTINTMVDQLSSFASEVTRVAKEVGTEGKLGGQAIVRGVGGTWKDLTDNVNSMASNLTSQVRNIAEVTMAVARGDLSKKITVDVRGEILELKNTINTMVDQLNSFASEVTRVAREVGTEGKLGGQAIVRGVGGTWKDLTDNVNSMASNLTAQVRNIAEVTTAVANGDLSKKITVDVRGEILELKNTINTMVDQLNSFASEVTRVAREVGTEGKLGGQAVVKGVAGTWKDLTDNVNSMASNLTSQVRNIAEVTTAVARGDLSKKITVDVQGEILELKNTINTMVDQLSSFASEVTRVAREVGTEGKLGGQAEVKGVAGTWKDLTDNVNSMASNLTTQVRGIAKVVTAVANGDLKRKLVVDAKGEIAQLADTINGMIDTLAVFADQVTTVAREVGIEGKLGGQARVPGTAGIWRDLTDNVNQLAANLTTQVRAIAEVATAVTKGDLTRFITVSAQGEVAALKDNINEMIRNLKDTTRKNTEQDWLKTNLAKFTRVLQGQRDLLTVSKVILSELAPLVDAQHGVFYISERADGGEQALKLLASYAYRQRKGLANTFKYGEGLVGQCALEKEPILLSDVPDTYIRISSGLGEEVPRNIVVLPVLFEGEVKAVIELASFHRFSEVHLGFLEQLTESIGIVLNTIAANMRTEALLKQSQALTDELRKQQEELTETNKRLEQQATSLQQSEELLKRQQEELRTTNEELQDKAKLLSEQKSEVERKNGEVEQAKRALEEKAEQLSLTSKYKSEFLANMSHELRTPLNSLLILSQTLSDNVEGNLTSRQVEFAKTIHASGADLLELINDILDLSKIESGTMAVDVGPLRFTDLREFVDRTFRQVADKKGLEFNIGLADALPGEMETDAKRLQQVLKNLLSNAFKFTESGSVALRIGMAKSGWSADHPVLSGAPAVVAFTVVDTGIGIPKDKHQIIFEAFQQADGSTARKYGGTGLGLSISREIARLLGGEIRLESEVNKGSIFTLYLPLDFVTERPAVEPKPRELSPLTTVVPVAVEEPGVAPLARMDIDDDRGSIQPGDRVLLAVTHVADHAARLRAAAQGTGFKVLVSTEVEGALDAVRNARPAAVAVDLDLPEMAGWVVLDRLKHDAATRALPVYTVSADDHRERSLNLGAIGHLQAAADPEAALAALESLRSFVDRKGRSLLIVEDDPIHRQTLVELLGSEDVQMAAVGTAADALAALAERTFDCMVLDLGLPDMAGTELIRRIRDQHGAGGPPVIVYTGRDLTRAQETELRRVAEAIVVKDAQSPERLLEETSLFLHRSPAQLTEPKRRMLEKARERDPLLVGRKVLVVDDDVRNIFALNTVLERYGMKVAFAESAREGLTLLDKDTDIELVLMDVMMPEMDGYQAMRAIRRMERVSHLPILALTAKAMKGDREKCLEAGASDYITKPVDIEKLLSLLRVWLHAPRGVAGKGPRTEVSG; this is encoded by the coding sequence ATGACCACCAAGAAGGTATCCGCCCGCCGCCCGAACGCGGTGGTGCCGCCTCTGCCTCCGCCTCGGGCGGGTGACGAGGACGACTCCAGCACCCTGGACTCCCGGCAGCTGCTGCGGGTGCTCACCGCCGTGCGCAAGGGCGACTTCTCCATGCGCATGCCGGTGGACAAGGTGGGCAGCGCCGGCAAGGTGGCCGACACGCTCAACGAAATCATCGAGCTGAGCGAGCGCATGGCGCGCGAGTTCGAGCGCATCGGCACGGTGGTCGGCAAGGAGGGCCGCATCACCCAGCGCGGCAACGTGGCGGGCGCGCTGGGCTCCTGGGCGGACTGCGTGGAGTCGGTGAACACGCTGGTGGCTGACCTGGTGCAGCCCACCACGGAGATGGGCCGCGTCATCGGCGCCGTGGCCAAGGGCGACCTGTCGCAGACGATGGCGCTCGAGGTGGACGGCCGCCCCCTCAAGGGTGAGTTCCTCCGCACCGCCCGCCTGGTGAACGGGATGGTGGAGCAGCTCGGCGCGTTCGCCTCCGAGGTGACGCGCGTGGCCCGCGAGGTGGGCACCGACGGAAAGCTGGGCGGTCAGGCCAAGGTGAAGGGCGTGGCCGGCACATGGAAGGACCTCACGGACAACGTGAACTCCATGGCCTCCAACCTCACGGCGCAGGTGCGCAGCATCGCCGAGGTCACCACGGCCGTGGCCAGGGGCGACCTGTCGAAGAAGATCACCGTCGACGTGCGCGGCGAAATCCTCGAGCTGAAGAACACCATCAACACGATGGTGGATCAGCTGTCGTCCTTCGCCTCGGAAGTGACGCGCGTGGCCCGCGAGGTGGGTACCGAAGGCAAGCTGGGCGGCCAGGCCATGGTGAAGGGCGTGGGCGGCACGTGGAAGGACCTCACGGACAACGTGAACTCCATGGCCTCCAACCTCACCGCCCAGGTGCGCAACATCGCCGAGGTGACGACCGCCGTCGCGAACGGTGACCTGTCCAAGAAGATCACCGTCGATGCCAAGGGCGAGGTGCTGGAGTTGAAGAACACCATCAACACGATGGTGGACCAGCTGAACTCGTTCGCCTCGGAGGTGACGCGCGTCGCTCGCGAGGTCGGTACGGAGGGGAAGCTCGGCGGTCAGGCGATGGTGAAGGGCGTGGGTGGCACGTGGAAGGACCTCACGGACAACGTGAACTCCATGGCCTCCAACCTCACCGCCCAGGTGCGCAACATTGCCGAGGTGACCACGGCCGTCGCCAATGGCGACCTGTCGAAGAAGATCACCGTGGACGTGCGCGGTGAAATCCTCGAGCTGAAGAACACCATCAACACGATGGTGGACCAGCTGAACTCGTTCGCCTCGGAGGTGACGCGCGTGGCCCGCGAGGTGGGCACGGAAGGGAAGCTGGGTGGTCAGGCCGTCGTGAAGGGCGTGGGTGGCACGTGGAAGGACCTCACGGACAACGTGAACTCCATGGCCTCCAACCTCACCTCGCAGGTGCGCAACATCGCGGAGGTGACCACCGCCGTCGCCAACGGTGACCTGTCGAAGAAGATCACCGTGGACGTGAAGGGAGAGGTGCTGGAGCTGAAGAACACCATCAACACGATGGTGGACCAGCTGCGCGCCTTTGCCTCCGAGGTGACCCGCGTCGCCAAGGAGGTCGGTACCGACGGAAAGCTGGGCGGCCAGGCCGACGTGAAGGGTGTGGCCGGCGTGTGGAAGGACCTCACGGACAACGTGAACAGCATGGCGTCCAACCTCACGGCGCAGGTGCGCAACATCGCCGAGGTGACCACCGCCGTCGCGAATGGTGACCTGTCCAAGAAGATCACCGTGGACGTGCAGGGCGAAATCCTGGAGCTGAAGAACACCATCAACACGATGGTGGACCAGCTGTCGTCCTTCGCCTCCGAGGTGACGCGCGTCGCCCGCGAGGTGGGCACGGAAGGCAAGCTGGGTGGTCAGGCCGTCGTGAAGGGTGTGGCCGGCACGTGGAAGGACCTCACGGACAACGTGAACTCCATGGCCTCCAACCTGACGGCGCAGGTGCGCAACATCGCGGAGGTCACGACGGCCGTCGCGAAGGGCGACCTATCCAAGAAGATTACCGTCGACGCCAAGGGCGAGGTGCTGGAGCTGAAGAACACCATCAACACCATGGTGGACCAGCTGTCGTCGTTCGCCTCCGAGGTGACGCGCGTCGCGAAGGAAGTGGGTACGGAGGGGAAGCTCGGTGGTCAGGCCATCGTTCGCGGCGTCGGTGGGACGTGGAAGGACCTCACGGACAACGTGAACAGCATGGCGTCCAACCTCACGTCCCAGGTGCGCAACATCGCCGAGGTGACGATGGCGGTGGCCCGCGGCGACCTGTCCAAGAAGATCACCGTGGACGTGCGCGGTGAAATCCTCGAGCTGAAGAACACCATCAACACGATGGTGGACCAGCTCAACTCGTTCGCCTCCGAGGTGACGCGCGTCGCCCGCGAGGTGGGTACGGAAGGAAAGCTGGGCGGTCAGGCGATTGTGCGCGGTGTCGGCGGGACGTGGAAGGACCTCACCGACAACGTGAACAGCATGGCCTCCAACCTCACCGCGCAGGTGCGCAACATCGCGGAGGTGACGACGGCCGTCGCCAACGGTGACCTGTCGAAGAAGATCACCGTGGACGTGCGCGGTGAGATTCTCGAGCTGAAGAACACCATCAACACGATGGTGGACCAGCTGAACTCGTTCGCCTCGGAAGTGACGCGCGTGGCCCGCGAGGTGGGCACGGAAGGAAAGCTGGGTGGTCAGGCTGTCGTGAAGGGCGTTGCCGGGACGTGGAAGGACCTCACGGACAACGTGAACTCCATGGCGTCCAACCTGACGTCGCAGGTGCGCAACATCGCCGAGGTGACGACGGCCGTGGCGCGCGGTGACCTGTCGAAGAAGATCACCGTGGACGTGCAGGGCGAAATCCTGGAGCTGAAGAACACCATCAACACGATGGTGGACCAGCTGTCGTCCTTCGCCTCCGAGGTGACGCGCGTCGCCCGCGAGGTCGGCACGGAAGGAAAGCTGGGTGGCCAGGCGGAAGTGAAGGGCGTGGCCGGCACGTGGAAGGACCTCACGGACAACGTGAACTCCATGGCCTCCAACCTCACCACCCAGGTGCGCGGCATCGCCAAGGTGGTGACGGCGGTGGCCAACGGCGACCTGAAGCGCAAGCTGGTGGTGGATGCGAAGGGCGAAATCGCGCAGCTCGCGGACACCATCAACGGCATGATTGACACCCTGGCGGTGTTCGCCGACCAGGTGACCACGGTGGCCCGCGAGGTGGGAATCGAGGGGAAGCTGGGCGGTCAGGCCCGCGTGCCCGGCACGGCCGGCATCTGGCGCGACCTCACGGACAACGTGAACCAGCTCGCCGCCAACCTCACCACGCAGGTGCGCGCCATCGCCGAGGTGGCCACCGCCGTGACGAAGGGTGACCTCACGCGGTTCATCACCGTGTCCGCGCAGGGCGAAGTGGCCGCCCTGAAGGACAACATCAACGAGATGATCCGCAACCTGAAGGACACCACGCGGAAGAACACGGAGCAGGACTGGCTCAAGACGAACCTGGCCAAGTTCACCCGCGTCCTCCAGGGGCAGCGGGATTTGCTCACGGTGTCCAAGGTCATCCTGTCGGAGCTGGCGCCGCTGGTGGATGCGCAGCACGGCGTCTTCTACATCTCCGAGCGCGCGGACGGCGGGGAGCAGGCCCTGAAGCTGCTGGCGTCGTACGCGTACCGGCAGCGCAAGGGGCTGGCCAACACCTTCAAGTACGGCGAGGGGCTGGTGGGGCAGTGCGCCCTGGAGAAGGAGCCCATCCTCCTGTCGGACGTGCCGGACACGTACATCCGCATCTCCTCCGGGCTGGGCGAGGAGGTGCCGCGCAACATCGTGGTGCTGCCGGTGCTCTTCGAGGGCGAGGTGAAGGCCGTCATCGAGCTGGCCTCCTTCCACCGCTTCAGCGAGGTGCACCTGGGCTTCCTGGAGCAGCTCACGGAGTCCATCGGCATCGTGCTCAACACGATTGCCGCCAACATGCGCACGGAGGCCCTGCTGAAGCAGTCGCAGGCGCTCACCGACGAGCTCCGCAAGCAGCAGGAGGAGCTCACGGAGACGAACAAGCGGCTGGAGCAGCAGGCCACGTCGCTCCAGCAGTCCGAGGAGCTGCTCAAGCGCCAGCAGGAGGAGCTGCGCACCACCAACGAGGAGCTGCAGGACAAGGCGAAGCTGCTGTCCGAGCAGAAGTCGGAGGTCGAGCGGAAGAACGGCGAGGTCGAGCAGGCCAAGCGCGCCCTGGAGGAGAAGGCCGAGCAGCTCAGCCTCACCTCCAAGTACAAGTCCGAGTTCCTGGCCAACATGAGCCACGAGCTGCGCACGCCGCTCAACTCGCTGCTCATCCTCAGCCAGACGCTCAGCGACAACGTGGAGGGCAACCTCACGTCGCGGCAGGTGGAGTTCGCGAAGACCATCCACGCCTCCGGCGCGGACCTGCTCGAGCTCATCAACGACATCCTCGACCTGTCCAAGATTGAGTCCGGCACCATGGCCGTGGACGTGGGGCCGCTGCGCTTCACCGACCTGCGCGAGTTCGTGGACCGCACCTTCCGCCAGGTGGCGGACAAGAAGGGGCTGGAGTTCAACATCGGCCTGGCGGACGCGCTGCCCGGCGAGATGGAGACGGACGCCAAGCGCCTGCAGCAGGTGCTCAAGAACCTCCTCTCCAACGCCTTCAAGTTCACCGAGTCCGGCTCGGTGGCGCTGCGCATCGGCATGGCGAAGAGCGGCTGGTCGGCGGACCACCCGGTGCTCTCCGGCGCGCCGGCAGTGGTCGCCTTCACCGTGGTGGATACCGGCATCGGCATCCCCAAGGACAAGCATCAAATCATCTTCGAGGCGTTCCAGCAGGCGGACGGCTCCACCGCGCGCAAGTACGGTGGCACCGGCCTGGGGCTGTCCATCAGCCGCGAAATCGCGCGCCTGCTGGGCGGCGAAATCCGGCTGGAGAGCGAGGTGAACAAGGGCAGCATCTTCACCCTCTACCTGCCGCTGGACTTCGTGACGGAGCGCCCGGCGGTGGAGCCGAAGCCGCGAGAGCTCAGCCCGCTGACCACCGTCGTTCCGGTGGCGGTGGAGGAGCCCGGGGTGGCGCCGCTGGCGCGGATGGACATCGACGACGACCGGGGCTCCATCCAGCCCGGAGACCGGGTGCTGCTGGCGGTGACGCACGTGGCGGACCACGCCGCGCGGCTGCGCGCCGCCGCGCAGGGCACCGGCTTCAAGGTGCTCGTCTCCACGGAGGTCGAAGGCGCGCTGGACGCCGTGCGCAACGCGCGCCCGGCCGCCGTGGCGGTGGACCTGGACCTGCCGGAGATGGCGGGCTGGGTGGTGCTGGACAGGCTGAAGCACGACGCGGCCACCCGCGCGCTGCCGGTGTACACGGTGTCCGCGGACGACCACCGTGAGCGCTCGCTCAACCTGGGCGCCATCGGCCACCTGCAGGCCGCAGCGGACCCGGAAGCCGCGCTGGCCGCGCTGGAGTCGCTGCGCTCCTTCGTGGACCGCAAGGGCCGCAGCCTGCTCATCGTCGAGGATGACCCCATCCACCGGCAGACGCTGGTGGAGCTGCTGGGCAGCGAGGACGTGCAGATGGCGGCGGTGGGCACCGCGGCGGACGCGCTGGCCGCCCTGGCGGAGCGCACCTTCGACTGCATGGTGTTGGACCTGGGCTTGCCGGACATGGCCGGCACGGAGCTCATCCGCCGCATCCGCGACCAGCACGGCGCGGGCGGCCCGCCCGTCATCGTCTACACGGGCCGGGACTTGACGCGCGCCCAGGAGACGGAGCTGCGGCGGGTGGCGGAGGCCATCGTCGTCAAGGACGCGCAGAGCCCGGAGCGGCTGCTGGAGGAGACGAGCCTGTTCCTCCACCGCTCGCCCGCGCAGCTCACCGAGCCCAAGCGCCGCATGCTGGAGAAGGCGCGCGAGCGAGACCCCCTGCTGGTGGGCCGCAAGGTGCTGGTGGTGGACGACGACGTGCGCAACATCTTCGCCCTCAACACCGTGCTGGAGCGCTACGGCATGAAGGTGGCCTTCGCGGAGAGCGCGCGCGAGGGGCTGACGCTGCTGGACAAGGACACCGACATCGAGCTGGTGCTGATGGACGTGATGATGCCGGAGATGGACGGCTACCAGGCCATGCGCGCCATCCGCCGCATGGAGCGCGTCAGCCACCTGCCGATTCTCGCCCTCACCGCCAAGGCGATGAAGGGCGACCGGGAGAAGTGCCTGGAGGCGGGCGCGTCCGACTACATCACCAAGCCGGTGGACATCGAGAAGCTGCTCAGCCTGCTGCGCGTCTGGCTGCATGCGCCGCGCGGCGTGGCGGGCAAGGGGCCGCGCACGGAGGTCTCCGGGTGA
- a CDS encoding chemotaxis protein CheB, which translates to MSHVGVLVVGAPRAAAADLESMLTLLPRELPLPVVVALHRGPHDALVAPLGRRCALPVVEPDDKDDLVPGHVYLAPAGYHLLVDKGCVALSVEPPEHGQRPGLDALFESAADSYGARAAGLLFTGHEDGPAGLGALQARGGRVAIVGEDWEGGEGPEGDVERLSQGTVGAWLSRLVSMPRAKVLP; encoded by the coding sequence ATGAGCCACGTGGGCGTGCTGGTGGTGGGTGCGCCGCGCGCCGCGGCGGCGGACCTGGAGTCCATGCTGACGCTGCTGCCGCGCGAGCTGCCGCTGCCGGTAGTGGTGGCGCTGCACCGCGGGCCGCATGACGCGCTCGTCGCGCCGCTGGGGCGCCGCTGCGCGCTGCCGGTGGTGGAGCCGGACGACAAGGACGACCTGGTGCCCGGCCACGTGTACCTGGCACCCGCGGGCTACCACCTGCTGGTGGACAAGGGCTGCGTGGCCCTGTCCGTGGAGCCGCCCGAGCACGGGCAGCGGCCCGGCCTGGACGCCCTCTTCGAGTCCGCCGCGGACAGCTACGGCGCCCGCGCCGCGGGGCTGCTCTTCACCGGCCACGAGGACGGCCCGGCGGGGCTGGGCGCGCTCCAGGCGCGTGGCGGCCGCGTGGCCATCGTCGGCGAGGACTGGGAAGGGGGCGAGGGCCCGGAGGGCGACGTCGAGCGCCTGTCCCAGGGCACCGTGGGGGCCTGGCTTTCGCGGCTGGTGTCCATGCCGCGCGCCAAGGTGCTGCCGTGA
- a CDS encoding protein kinase domain-containing protein, whose protein sequence is MPSPVPTARTLGAYLREFGVLAPREVLDLAEPLSLLLEQGGAPAGPLPADQVVFEGGVARLASTLGTEAGPVDPRERVWQLGALLHEAASGVPPAEPPQPLEGPAACLNAPLLRCLAAVPEARFDTLAEARRALALALDPVGSAKTLHRTPPPRPSLFTPVPVSRPPPVAHLGEVLGNYRLEQVLGEGAMGVVFLGRHVRLDKQVAVKILKPQHGTDSSLVQRFFQEARAVNAINHENIVEIFDFVEEPAPANAIPRVYCVLELLNGASLRQLMQQETLGVLRAIHITEQLCAALGAAHRAGIVHRDIKPDNIFVTSRGGDPDFVKVLDFGVAKLTSTRLAEHPGTFAGAVIGTPGYMSPEQASGLEVDGRADLYAVGTVLYELLAGRRPFEASELGQWAVELIVKPPPPLPQTTPAGEQIPAGLAATVMRCLEKDPEARFESMDALSQALRPFTRPIRLEIPARLELAPAEPTPVPAAPTLVPALPQRPASVRARWPLAVVAAVALAVPVAAVRWRAEEPPAVTATSAPPAVVAAPAPQAPPVEPPPAPAPPAAVVLRVVSTPAGARVLHGDTGEPLGVTPLELAVSEPRPLRFELRGYQPAEATARPEAGATVDVTLRPTRSAPAGTRPPAPRRGDRLTNPDATLDPFRK, encoded by the coding sequence GTGCCCTCGCCCGTCCCGACGGCTCGCACGCTGGGTGCATATCTGCGTGAGTTCGGGGTGCTGGCGCCGCGAGAGGTGCTGGACCTGGCCGAGCCGCTGAGCCTCCTGCTGGAGCAGGGGGGGGCGCCCGCCGGCCCGCTGCCCGCGGACCAGGTGGTGTTCGAGGGCGGGGTGGCGCGGCTGGCCTCGACGCTCGGCACCGAGGCCGGGCCCGTGGATCCCCGCGAGCGCGTGTGGCAGCTCGGAGCGCTCCTCCATGAAGCGGCCTCCGGCGTGCCCCCCGCGGAGCCGCCCCAGCCGCTGGAAGGCCCCGCGGCCTGCCTGAACGCTCCCCTCCTCCGCTGCCTCGCGGCGGTGCCGGAGGCGCGCTTCGACACCCTCGCCGAGGCCCGGCGGGCGCTGGCCCTGGCGCTGGACCCTGTCGGCTCCGCGAAGACGCTGCACCGCACGCCGCCGCCCCGGCCGTCGCTGTTCACCCCCGTCCCCGTCTCCCGCCCGCCCCCGGTCGCCCACCTGGGCGAGGTGCTCGGCAACTACCGGCTGGAGCAGGTGCTGGGCGAGGGGGCCATGGGCGTGGTGTTCCTGGGCCGGCACGTGCGGCTCGACAAGCAGGTGGCCGTCAAGATCCTCAAGCCGCAGCACGGCACGGACAGCTCGCTGGTGCAGCGCTTCTTCCAGGAGGCGCGGGCGGTCAACGCCATCAACCACGAGAACATCGTGGAGATCTTCGACTTCGTCGAGGAGCCCGCGCCGGCGAACGCCATCCCCCGCGTCTACTGCGTGCTGGAGCTGCTCAACGGCGCCAGCCTGAGGCAGCTGATGCAGCAGGAGACGCTCGGGGTGCTGCGCGCGATACACATCACCGAGCAGCTCTGCGCCGCGCTCGGGGCCGCGCACCGGGCGGGCATCGTCCACCGCGACATCAAGCCCGACAACATCTTCGTGACGTCGCGGGGCGGTGACCCGGACTTCGTCAAGGTGCTCGACTTCGGCGTGGCCAAGCTCACCAGCACCCGCCTCGCGGAGCACCCGGGCACCTTCGCCGGCGCGGTGATTGGCACGCCGGGCTACATGTCCCCGGAGCAGGCCTCGGGGCTCGAGGTGGACGGCCGCGCGGACCTCTACGCGGTGGGCACGGTGCTGTACGAGCTGCTCGCCGGGCGCCGCCCCTTCGAGGCGTCGGAGCTGGGCCAGTGGGCGGTGGAGCTCATCGTCAAACCGCCGCCGCCGCTGCCGCAGACGACGCCGGCCGGAGAGCAGATTCCCGCCGGGCTCGCGGCCACGGTGATGCGCTGCCTGGAGAAGGACCCGGAGGCACGCTTCGAGTCCATGGACGCGCTCTCGCAGGCGCTGCGCCCCTTCACCCGGCCTATCCGCCTCGAGATTCCCGCCAGGCTGGAGCTGGCGCCCGCGGAGCCGACGCCGGTGCCCGCCGCGCCGACGCTGGTGCCCGCGCTGCCACAGCGGCCCGCCTCCGTGCGCGCGCGGTGGCCCCTGGCCGTCGTCGCCGCCGTGGCCCTCGCGGTCCCCGTCGCGGCGGTGCGCTGGCGCGCGGAGGAGCCACCGGCCGTCACCGCCACGTCCGCGCCGCCTGCCGTCGTGGCCGCGCCCGCGCCCCAGGCGCCTCCCGTGGAGCCGCCCCCGGCGCCCGCGCCTCCGGCGGCCGTCGTGCTGCGCGTCGTGTCGACTCCGGCGGGAGCGCGCGTGCTGCACGGGGACACCGGCGAGCCGCTCGGCGTCACCCCGCTGGAGCTGGCCGTGTCGGAGCCCCGGCCCCTGCGCTTCGAGCTTCGCGGCTACCAGCCGGCGGAGGCCACCGCGCGCCCCGAGGCGGGCGCCACCGTCGACGTCACCCTGCGCCCCACTCGAAGCGCTCCTGCGGGCACCAGGCCCCCCGCGCCACGGCGTGGCGATAGACTCACCAATCCCGATGCCACGCTCGATCCTTTCCGCAAGTAG
- a CDS encoding response regulator, with translation MSATPTRERLPAVSAEPVSILLVDDQAEGLLALEATLAPLGQRLVSARSGREALRHLLTQDFAVVLLDVVMPEMDGFETAQLIRERERSRNTPILFLTALSRGTMPELRGYAVGAVDYLLKPYEPEILRSKVGIFVDLFRKTELVRRQAEALREAQQREHERELAEVQRRAEAERGRVREELLRKEMEANRNQHRWLEAVLAALPTPLALVEPGSGRTLLANRAAQGLAGGCLAYREARALHADAVFLGPDGQALPDEALPLSRAARGELLQGVSVEWELGGQRGAALAFSERLPQMHGRPETVLLALLDVTALRHTQGALRETGAALEHAGLELGPPLSSLRERLQEALRAAAGREAPIPVAEHTSELEALGRDAHHLNRLVEGLRSLPRISTERPGQGREDGSPPTEDTSQAEVPGARHGEHRREGNG, from the coding sequence GTGAGCGCCACGCCCACGCGTGAGCGCCTGCCGGCGGTGTCGGCGGAGCCCGTCTCAATCCTGCTGGTGGATGACCAGGCCGAGGGGCTGCTGGCGCTGGAGGCCACCCTGGCGCCCCTGGGGCAGCGGCTGGTCAGCGCGCGCAGCGGCCGCGAGGCGCTGCGGCACCTGCTCACCCAGGACTTCGCCGTCGTCCTCCTGGACGTGGTGATGCCGGAGATGGACGGCTTCGAGACGGCCCAGCTCATCCGCGAGCGGGAGCGAAGCCGCAACACGCCCATCCTCTTCCTCACCGCCCTGTCGCGCGGGACGATGCCGGAGCTGCGCGGCTACGCGGTGGGCGCGGTGGACTACCTCCTCAAGCCCTACGAGCCGGAAATCCTCCGCTCCAAGGTGGGCATCTTCGTGGACCTGTTCCGCAAGACGGAGCTGGTGCGGCGGCAGGCGGAGGCGCTGCGCGAGGCCCAGCAGCGCGAGCACGAGCGCGAGCTGGCGGAGGTGCAGCGGCGCGCGGAGGCCGAGCGGGGCCGCGTGCGCGAGGAGCTCTTGCGCAAGGAGATGGAGGCCAACCGCAACCAGCATCGCTGGCTGGAGGCGGTGCTGGCCGCGCTGCCCACGCCGCTGGCGCTGGTGGAGCCGGGCAGCGGGCGCACGCTGCTGGCCAACCGGGCCGCGCAGGGACTGGCGGGCGGGTGCCTGGCATACCGGGAGGCGCGGGCCCTCCATGCCGACGCCGTCTTCCTCGGCCCGGACGGGCAGGCGCTCCCCGACGAGGCCCTGCCGCTGAGCCGCGCGGCACGGGGCGAGCTGCTCCAGGGGGTGTCGGTGGAGTGGGAGCTGGGCGGGCAGCGCGGGGCGGCGCTGGCCTTCAGCGAGCGGCTGCCGCAGATGCACGGCCGCCCGGAGACGGTGCTGCTGGCGCTGCTGGACGTCACGGCGCTGCGCCATACCCAGGGCGCGCTGCGCGAGACGGGCGCCGCGCTGGAGCACGCGGGCCTGGAGCTGGGGCCGCCGCTGTCCTCGCTGCGCGAGCGGCTCCAGGAGGCGCTGCGTGCCGCGGCCGGCCGTGAGGCACCCATCCCCGTGGCCGAGCACACCTCGGAACTGGAGGCCCTGGGACGCGATGCCCACCACCTCAACCGGCTCGTCGAGGGCTTGAGGAGCCTGCCGCGCATTTCCACCGAGCGTCCCGGTCAGGGACGGGAGGACGGCTCACCTCCCACCGAGGACACCAGCCAGGCGGAGGTGCCAGGGGCCCGCCACGGCGAACACCGCCGTGAGGGAAATGGTTGA